A single region of the Gemmatimonadales bacterium genome encodes:
- a CDS encoding ester cyclase — translation MRKGLASVGLALAALAAWGGATTAAAQSPDQNRAMFAVMVNQVMNDGNLGLVDDIVASDVTSNGEPVGREGFKAMVQQLRAGAPGYHATVEDVATQDDKVIGRISETGAAPDSRIIVLRIVDGTVKEYWTFNDEPALRKQFGLGGSAAAPSTNSY, via the coding sequence ATGAGGAAGGGATTGGCCTCGGTCGGCCTCGCCCTCGCGGCGCTCGCCGCATGGGGCGGCGCGACGACCGCGGCGGCGCAGAGCCCCGATCAGAACCGGGCGATGTTCGCCGTGATGGTGAATCAGGTCATGAACGACGGCAACCTCGGGTTGGTGGATGACATCGTGGCGAGCGACGTCACCAGCAACGGCGAGCCCGTCGGGCGCGAGGGCTTCAAGGCGATGGTGCAGCAACTGCGCGCGGGCGCGCCGGGGTATCACGCCACGGTCGAAGACGTGGCGACGCAGGACGACAAGGTGATCGGCCGCATCAGCGAGACCGGAGCCGCGCCGGACAGCCGGATCATCGTGCTTCGGATCGTCGACGGCACCGTCAAGGAATACTGGACCTTCAACGACGAGCCCGCGCTCAGGAAGCAGTTCGGGCTCGGTGGCTCCGCGGCGGCTCCCTCGACCAACTCGTATTGA
- the atpE gene encoding ATP synthase F0 subunit C produces MQDAAAATAAGKGYGLIGAGIAAGLGAVGAGIGVGRIGGDASAGIARQPEATGRIQTAMIIAAALVEGVALFVGVIAFLIQSKIAY; encoded by the coding sequence CTGCAGGACGCGGCCGCCGCGACGGCGGCCGGAAAGGGATATGGTCTCATCGGCGCGGGAATCGCCGCCGGGCTCGGCGCGGTCGGCGCGGGTATCGGCGTCGGCCGGATCGGCGGCGATGCGAGCGCGGGTATTGCCCGCCAGCCGGAGGCTACGGGCAGGATCCAGACGGCGATGATCATCGCCGCCGCGCTGGTCGAAGGCGTCGCGCTCTTCGTCGGCGTGATCGCGTTCCTGATCCAGAGCAAGATCGCGTACTAG
- the atpH gene encoding ATP synthase F1 subunit delta, with product MRSVTVARNYAEALFALGEQHGATEHYGELLDAVASVVETTPEVQAMLMSPRVSKREKSRLLAAGLTDAPRPFVLFLQAVVQRGRTPLLHEIATEYLKLVDLQLNRLRAGITVARRPDDALRRSIEESLSRVFGKQVIAAVHEDPAILGGAIVRVGERVYDGSVRRRLTRLRRQLLAR from the coding sequence GTGAGGTCGGTGACGGTCGCCAGGAATTACGCGGAAGCGCTGTTTGCGCTCGGGGAGCAGCACGGCGCCACCGAGCACTATGGCGAGCTGCTCGACGCCGTGGCGAGCGTGGTCGAGACGACGCCCGAGGTGCAGGCAATGCTGATGTCACCGCGGGTCTCCAAGCGGGAGAAATCGCGGCTCCTGGCCGCCGGCCTCACCGATGCGCCGCGCCCGTTCGTGCTCTTCCTCCAAGCGGTGGTGCAGCGCGGGCGGACGCCGCTCCTGCACGAGATCGCGACCGAATACCTGAAATTGGTGGACCTCCAGCTCAACCGGCTGCGCGCCGGCATCACGGTGGCGCGGCGGCCGGACGACGCGCTCCGCCGGAGCATCGAGGAGAGCCTGAGCCGGGTGTTCGGCAAGCAGGTGATTGCGGCCGTGCACGAGGACCCCGCCATTCTGGGCGGCGCAATCGTGCGCGTGGGCGAGCGGGTGTACGACGGCTCGGTGCGCCGGCGGCTCACGAGACTCAGGCGGCAACTGCTGGCGCGCTGA
- the atpB gene encoding F0F1 ATP synthase subunit A, whose translation MKIRARWAGALMALGLLAGTVPVRAQEPVHHSRPTESTEINIPEHIGNEHAIELPYAGKVALPRWEPIRIGGFALDLSPTKHMIFMVLAAVIVALTFVLSGRAIARADARGRPPTGFAGAMEAMALWMRQEVVLPNVGPHGEGYSPFILTLFFFILVMNLMGVLPWGATPTGNITVTAALAIVAFIVIEVSGMIALGPKGYLRTIFYLPHGLPGGVGGTVLKVVLLVILTPIEIIGKLAKPFALAVRLFANMIAGHVLVLALIGLAFVFQSYAVGVSASILGTGVMVLDVFVAFLQAFVFALLTAVFIGLMREAH comes from the coding sequence ATGAAGATCCGAGCCCGCTGGGCCGGCGCGCTGATGGCGCTTGGGCTGCTCGCGGGGACCGTCCCGGTCCGCGCGCAGGAACCGGTGCACCACTCGAGGCCGACCGAGAGCACCGAGATCAACATCCCGGAGCACATCGGCAACGAGCACGCCATCGAGCTGCCGTACGCCGGCAAGGTAGCGCTGCCGCGGTGGGAACCGATCCGCATCGGCGGGTTCGCGCTCGACCTCTCGCCGACCAAGCACATGATCTTCATGGTGCTCGCCGCCGTCATCGTCGCCCTCACGTTCGTGCTGAGCGGCCGAGCCATCGCGCGGGCCGATGCGCGGGGCCGCCCGCCGACCGGATTTGCCGGCGCGATGGAGGCGATGGCCCTCTGGATGCGGCAGGAGGTGGTGCTGCCCAACGTGGGTCCGCACGGCGAGGGATACTCGCCGTTCATTCTGACGCTCTTCTTCTTCATTCTCGTAATGAACCTGATGGGGGTGCTGCCGTGGGGCGCCACGCCAACGGGCAACATCACGGTGACGGCGGCGCTCGCGATCGTCGCGTTCATCGTGATCGAGGTGAGCGGGATGATCGCGCTCGGACCCAAGGGGTATCTGCGCACGATCTTCTATCTGCCGCACGGGTTGCCGGGCGGCGTGGGCGGCACTGTCCTCAAGGTCGTGCTCCTCGTCATCCTCACGCCCATCGAGATCATCGGGAAGCTGGCCAAGCCGTTCGCGCTCGCGGTGCGGCTCTTCGCGAACATGATCGCGGGGCATGTGCTGGTGCTGGCCCTGATCGGCCTCGCATTCGTCTTTCAGAGCTACGCGGTCGGGGTGAGTGCGTCGATTCTCGGGACCGGCGTGATGGTGCTCGATGTGTTCGTCGCGTTCCTGCAGGCGTTTGTGTTTGCACTGCTGACGGCGGTGTTTATCGGCCTGATGCGCGAAGCGCACTGA
- a CDS encoding AtpZ/AtpI family protein produces the protein MRFAGLGVQLAASLLVLVWLGQWVDRRFGTGGIATIAGAALAFAGTMATMIRALRDKDGDQ, from the coding sequence ATGCGGTTTGCCGGACTCGGAGTCCAACTCGCGGCCAGCCTGCTGGTGCTGGTCTGGCTCGGGCAGTGGGTCGATCGAAGGTTCGGCACCGGGGGGATCGCGACGATCGCGGGCGCGGCGCTCGCCTTCGCGGGCACCATGGCGACCATGATTCGCGCGCTGCGGGACAAGGACGGCGACCAGTAG
- a CDS encoding DUF885 family protein produces the protein MERMDRLLESYLDLERHLTPAGRAGDGADGGGAAHGAAGERHQLGRFDADSMRQHLAAFRAVASAVEELDVDDVQDEIDRTALLDRIRTTIARFEHERPQARDPGFWIEHVADGLTTLLLDADPAGPDPARAVVAVSGIIGDVPAFLDAARATLQRPPAILTDRALLLLGATGALLVHVAAVLGTHAPGGPEVMEAATGAALEALRKFGTALRGEIEPDANPHAAALGRERFELRLHHEHAIGTGAGGLWRGALAARAELDGALTAAAGEVAAGRDWREVVARLRSEHVADRVAALREAVDRARHFAAGRALVPVIDAPLEISATPAVLEPLLPEVFYRGSGDPAHLLVGAPLARAEVAAVAARAGVPGRHEHAAAQRAADSAVRRALDGVAARKGWSLYAEQMMGGAGFYATPEERLLALARQLDAVVSLAIDVSFHAREMAPADAAALATEWAGWPRARAERAVRRAAARPTELLAAEAGRRELVRLRTAAGVSEPDESSATPSELYRFHGAVLARGGLPPGLTGWSMGLGE, from the coding sequence ATGGAGCGGATGGACCGGCTGCTCGAGTCGTATCTCGATCTCGAGCGGCACCTGACGCCGGCGGGTCGGGCCGGCGATGGCGCGGACGGCGGTGGGGCAGCGCACGGGGCCGCGGGCGAGCGCCACCAGCTCGGCCGGTTCGACGCCGACTCGATGCGGCAGCATCTGGCCGCGTTCCGCGCCGTCGCGAGCGCAGTGGAAGAGCTCGACGTGGACGATGTGCAGGACGAGATCGACCGCACCGCGCTGCTCGACCGGATCCGCACCACGATCGCACGGTTCGAGCACGAGCGGCCGCAGGCGCGCGACCCCGGGTTCTGGATCGAGCACGTGGCGGACGGGCTCACGACACTCCTGCTCGACGCGGACCCCGCGGGCCCCGACCCCGCGCGCGCCGTCGTCGCGGTATCTGGCATCATCGGCGACGTCCCCGCGTTCCTCGATGCCGCCCGCGCGACGCTGCAGCGCCCTCCCGCCATTCTGACCGACCGCGCACTGCTGCTGCTCGGAGCCACCGGCGCGCTCCTCGTGCACGTTGCCGCCGTCCTGGGCACTCATGCGCCGGGCGGCCCGGAGGTGATGGAGGCAGCAACCGGTGCCGCGCTCGAGGCGCTCAGGAAGTTCGGCACGGCGTTGCGCGGCGAGATCGAGCCCGATGCGAATCCACACGCCGCCGCGCTCGGCCGCGAGCGGTTCGAGCTCCGGCTGCATCACGAGCACGCGATCGGGACGGGCGCCGGCGGCCTCTGGCGAGGCGCGCTCGCGGCGCGGGCCGAGCTCGATGGGGCGCTCACCGCGGCGGCGGGCGAAGTTGCAGCCGGGCGCGACTGGCGCGAGGTCGTCGCGCGCCTGCGCTCGGAGCATGTCGCCGATCGGGTGGCCGCGCTCCGCGAGGCGGTCGACCGGGCGCGGCATTTCGCGGCCGGGCGCGCGCTCGTGCCGGTCATCGATGCACCCCTCGAGATCTCGGCGACACCGGCGGTGCTCGAGCCGCTTCTGCCCGAGGTCTTCTATCGAGGTAGTGGCGACCCGGCGCACCTCCTCGTCGGCGCGCCGCTCGCGCGGGCCGAGGTTGCGGCCGTGGCGGCTCGCGCCGGAGTGCCCGGCCGGCACGAGCATGCCGCGGCACAGCGCGCGGCGGACAGCGCGGTGCGCCGTGCGCTCGATGGGGTCGCCGCGCGCAAAGGCTGGTCGCTCTATGCCGAGCAGATGATGGGCGGCGCGGGCTTCTACGCGACGCCGGAGGAGCGGCTGCTCGCGCTGGCGCGGCAACTCGACGCCGTGGTGTCGCTCGCGATCGACGTGAGCTTCCACGCGCGGGAGATGGCGCCGGCCGACGCGGCGGCGCTCGCCACCGAGTGGGCCGGCTGGCCGCGCGCCCGCGCCGAGCGGGCGGTGCGGCGAGCCGCCGCGCGTCCAACCGAACTGCTCGCGGCCGAGGCCGGCCGCCGCGAGCTTGTGCGCCTCCGCACCGCAGCCGGCGTATCTGAACCCGACGAGTCATCCGCAACGCCATCGGAGCTATACCGCTTTCACGGTGCAGTGCTCGCGCGCGGCGGTCTTCCCCCCGGCCTCACGGGCTGGAGCATGGGCCTCGGCGAGTAG
- a CDS encoding sugar phosphate nucleotidyltransferase, protein MQVIIPLAGKGTRLRPHTHLVPKPLLKVAGRPVMDWVMDRLEGLEVEELIFITGHLKEQVEAYARARYRIPSRFIEQKVQDGTAGAVNIARPFVHGPVLIIFVDTVFEADLTLVNRIDADGIIWAKEVEDYQRFGVVVTDAEGYMTRIVEKPKEPISRLANIGLYYIRAVDSLWQGIDHVLAAPQNKGEWYLTDAFQWMIEHGKRIYTAEVGGWYDCGAVGTLLETNAMLLGKGAARRRDFPGVTIEDPVYIEDGVTIERSTIGPNVSIERGAAIADSTVRNAIVGRDARVRHARLDGALLGNRVVVDGLTGSATLGDDAEVTARA, encoded by the coding sequence ATGCAGGTGATCATTCCGCTCGCGGGCAAAGGCACCCGGCTCCGTCCCCACACGCACCTCGTGCCGAAGCCTCTGCTCAAGGTCGCGGGCCGCCCCGTCATGGACTGGGTGATGGACCGGCTCGAGGGGCTCGAGGTCGAGGAGCTGATCTTCATCACCGGCCACCTGAAGGAGCAGGTGGAGGCCTACGCCCGCGCCCGCTATCGCATCCCGTCGCGTTTCATCGAGCAGAAGGTGCAGGACGGCACCGCGGGCGCCGTGAACATCGCGCGTCCGTTCGTGCACGGGCCGGTCCTCATCATCTTCGTCGACACCGTCTTCGAGGCCGACCTCACGCTGGTGAACCGGATCGACGCCGACGGCATCATCTGGGCGAAGGAGGTCGAGGACTACCAGCGCTTCGGCGTGGTGGTGACCGACGCCGAGGGGTACATGACGCGGATCGTCGAGAAGCCGAAGGAGCCGATCTCGCGGCTCGCCAACATCGGACTCTACTACATCCGCGCCGTCGACAGCCTCTGGCAGGGCATCGATCACGTGCTCGCCGCGCCGCAGAACAAGGGCGAGTGGTATCTCACCGACGCATTCCAGTGGATGATCGAGCACGGCAAGCGCATCTACACGGCCGAGGTGGGCGGGTGGTACGACTGCGGCGCGGTGGGGACGCTACTCGAGACCAACGCCATGCTGCTCGGCAAGGGCGCCGCGCGGCGGCGCGACTTCCCGGGCGTCACGATCGAGGACCCGGTCTACATCGAGGATGGTGTCACGATCGAGCGCAGCACGATCGGACCCAACGTTTCGATCGAGCGGGGCGCGGCGATCGCCGACAGCACGGTGCGGAACGCCATCGTGGGTCGCGACGCGCGGGTGCGCCACGCGAGGCTCGACGGCGCGCTGCTCGGGAACCGCGTGGTGGTCGATGGGCTGACCGGCAGCGCCACGCTGGGTGACGACGCCGAGGTGACCGCGAGGGCGTGA
- a CDS encoding cupin, which produces MADVQHREVPYRVEKPWGHELVWARTDRYVGKVLHVKAGHILSLQYHNRKDETMHVLSGELILRTRQGSELVARPFRQGETAHIPPKLVHQIEAVVDSEVLEASTADLDDLVRLEDRYGRG; this is translated from the coding sequence ATGGCGGACGTGCAGCATCGCGAGGTGCCGTATCGAGTCGAGAAGCCGTGGGGCCACGAGCTGGTGTGGGCCCGGACCGACCGGTATGTCGGCAAGGTCCTCCACGTGAAGGCGGGCCATATCCTGAGCCTCCAGTATCACAACCGCAAGGACGAGACGATGCACGTGCTCTCCGGCGAGTTGATCCTCCGCACTCGGCAGGGCAGCGAATTGGTGGCTCGGCCGTTCCGGCAGGGCGAGACGGCGCACATCCCGCCCAAGCTGGTCCACCAGATCGAGGCGGTGGTGGACAGCGAGGTACTCGAGGCATCGACCGCCGACCTCGACGACCTGGTCCGACTCGAGGACCGCTACGGGCGAGGCTAG
- a CDS encoding MoxR family ATPase, translating to MTATEPATHDDVRQLERLVGAVARLRTQVAQRIVGQEEVVDGILTAILAGGHALLIGVPGLAKTLMVQTVAEALQLSFNRVQFTPDLMPGDITGTDLIEEDLTTGRRAFRFVPGPVFSNVVLADEINRTPPKTQAALLQAMQEHQVTAAGSTYALPDPFFVLATQNPIEQEGTYPLPEAQLDRFMLELRVGYPSRREEEAIVEQTTGSARGRLEPVLDAPSVLAMQALVRRIPVSAGLIRAGVSLARLTRPGDPDAPPFVKEFVEWGAGPRASQYLVLGAKARAAMAGRPMADLDDVRAVAPAVLRHRVVTNFAAEAADRTGDDIVRELIGGRAWLAGP from the coding sequence ATGACTGCCACTGAGCCCGCCACCCACGACGATGTTCGCCAGCTCGAGCGCCTGGTCGGCGCCGTGGCCCGGCTCCGCACCCAGGTTGCCCAGCGCATTGTCGGGCAGGAGGAGGTTGTCGACGGCATTCTCACCGCGATCCTCGCGGGCGGCCACGCGCTGCTCATCGGCGTGCCGGGCCTTGCCAAGACGCTCATGGTGCAGACGGTGGCCGAGGCGTTGCAGCTCTCGTTCAACCGGGTGCAGTTCACCCCCGATCTCATGCCGGGCGACATCACCGGCACCGATCTGATCGAGGAAGATCTCACCACCGGGCGGCGCGCGTTCCGGTTCGTGCCCGGCCCGGTGTTCTCCAACGTCGTGCTCGCCGACGAGATCAACCGCACGCCGCCCAAGACCCAGGCGGCGCTGCTCCAGGCGATGCAGGAACATCAGGTGACCGCAGCGGGCTCGACGTACGCGCTCCCCGACCCCTTCTTCGTGCTCGCGACGCAGAACCCGATCGAGCAGGAGGGCACCTATCCGCTGCCCGAGGCGCAGCTCGACCGCTTCATGCTCGAGTTGCGAGTGGGATATCCGAGCCGGCGCGAGGAAGAGGCCATCGTCGAGCAGACCACCGGCTCCGCGCGCGGGCGGCTCGAGCCCGTGCTCGACGCGCCCTCGGTGCTCGCCATGCAGGCGCTCGTCCGCCGCATTCCCGTTTCCGCCGGCCTCATCCGCGCCGGCGTGAGCCTCGCCCGCCTCACTCGCCCGGGCGACCCCGACGCGCCGCCCTTCGTGAAGGAGTTCGTGGAATGGGGCGCGGGCCCGCGCGCGTCGCAGTATCTCGTCTTGGGCGCCAAGGCGCGGGCCGCGATGGCCGGGCGCCCCATGGCCGACCTCGACGACGTGCGCGCCGTTGCGCCCGCGGTGCTCCGCCACCGCGTTGTGACGAATTTTGCAGCCGAGGCCGCCGACCGCACTGGCGATGACATCGTGCGAGAGCTGATCGGCGGCCGCGCCTGGCTCGCTGGCCCCTGA
- the tnpA gene encoding IS200/IS605 family transposase: protein MPETHVHLRVHLVWSTRHRRPWLDPEWRVRLFAVASGAAERCRARLICAGGVRDHVHLYVELPPTRTLAELVNALKAGTARWIQESFPHRAGFAWQHGYAAFSVAQDEENRLLDYIRHQEVSHRERDFTGEYLSLLEHHGIAYDLRDVLD, encoded by the coding sequence ATGCCCGAGACCCACGTCCATCTGCGCGTGCACCTCGTGTGGAGCACCCGGCACCGGCGCCCCTGGCTCGACCCCGAGTGGCGCGTGCGCCTCTTCGCCGTCGCGAGCGGCGCGGCCGAGCGCTGTCGCGCCAGGCTCATCTGCGCGGGCGGCGTGCGCGATCACGTACACCTCTACGTCGAGCTGCCGCCCACCCGCACGCTGGCCGAGCTGGTGAACGCGCTCAAGGCGGGCACCGCCCGCTGGATTCAGGAGAGCTTTCCGCACCGCGCCGGCTTTGCCTGGCAGCACGGATACGCCGCATTCAGCGTGGCGCAGGACGAGGAAAATCGTCTGCTCGACTACATCCGCCACCAGGAGGTGAGCCATCGCGAGCGGGATTTCACCGGCGAATACCTGAGCCTGCTGGAGCACCACGGCATCGCCTACGATCTCCGCGACGTGCTGGACTGA
- a CDS encoding AAA family ATPase — MDPRCFLQTLGQPALSGPTGDPMRFRVKKHLALLVYLGVEPRVAHRRDHLAELLWPSAPSSEARHSVATAVSVLRAKLGPGALESTRDTVRLASDCLAVDLARLEAGDVLGDEVTPPLHVDAFLAGFDVPDADEFDRWAERQQARLLPRIVEALERLIDRCRRTANSREMERLADRLVALDHLSEEAVRAKMESRVFAGDRLTALRIFEEWQEQLKAELGAAPSELVEGIAIRLRRRGWERTTTSHIASVPTDQWQHRPFVARGAEYRVLYEAWEASRDASPTHVLVQGDSGIGKSTIVERLSTAAGLEGASVSRVQCYELDRELPYAVVTGLVVGLLSRPGAAATPPEALAELSRTVPEVRQQFPAIPPWIDSQGEAARVRLAEAFQQLVLCVAEEHPAILVVDDMHLADNASLAVLHLFIRRTLTQPYMLVLTVRPGELDQAPMASRLLETATALGFRRIELGPLTEDESVEFVKSLIPIDEPRPVGAVRRAIITAAAGFPLVLELLVTDWQKNGEKSLALAMGAMTAELGADSRNLSPYELIFERVSRALDATARNVLNLAAVLGHRLNDLDMYKLADLHTGSIMTGLTRLRDLRVLREGTQGLEFVNELLRGCAYASIPSPVRRSLHSKVADCLLLLPPATQHGLELAWHCIRGGRAHEASPHLVKGAAHAIFSGAPHESERGIATGMQFLQNGDRELGRVLLAEALQEQGLWQESLAALDQLGDTQQPSTIDRISVLRIYASLHLSHYSARELRENHGTLLNLVATSTDPEVQVRAAFAGASLCTALNDSTSARRMYELAHPPFARLETLDHRFRAACAQAALAYEAGDLAASRAHLDSIWSLIDSSGMANATVVRLHSILGANEAARGHYEAARQHYVDALRMARRLGNETRQRNCLANLALCNGRLGRIPEQLRCADEALEHLNSRFLSYSDVHAAYWKGVGHAHLSQRDSAMDALGRIDERIMNEGPAWFPPVWQLMKADVLLLIGKELAAKA, encoded by the coding sequence ATGGACCCACGCTGCTTTCTCCAGACACTGGGCCAGCCGGCGCTCTCGGGGCCGACCGGGGACCCCATGCGGTTCCGGGTGAAGAAGCACCTGGCGTTGCTCGTCTATCTCGGGGTCGAGCCGCGCGTGGCGCACCGTCGGGATCACCTCGCGGAGCTGCTCTGGCCGTCCGCGCCCTCGTCCGAGGCACGCCATTCGGTTGCCACGGCCGTCTCGGTGCTCCGGGCCAAGTTGGGCCCGGGCGCGCTCGAATCCACCCGCGACACCGTCCGTCTCGCCAGCGACTGCCTCGCCGTGGATCTCGCCCGTCTCGAGGCGGGGGACGTGCTGGGCGACGAGGTCACGCCACCGCTTCACGTCGACGCATTTCTGGCGGGCTTCGACGTGCCCGATGCCGACGAGTTCGACCGCTGGGCCGAGCGGCAGCAGGCGCGGTTGCTCCCGCGCATCGTCGAGGCATTGGAACGGCTCATCGATCGCTGCCGCCGCACCGCCAATTCCCGTGAGATGGAGCGGCTCGCCGACCGGCTCGTGGCGCTCGACCATCTGAGCGAGGAGGCGGTCCGGGCCAAGATGGAGTCGCGCGTGTTCGCGGGAGATCGGCTCACGGCGCTCCGCATTTTCGAGGAGTGGCAGGAGCAGCTCAAGGCGGAGCTGGGCGCCGCGCCGTCGGAGCTGGTCGAGGGCATCGCGATCCGGCTGCGCCGGCGCGGGTGGGAACGGACGACCACGAGTCACATCGCGAGCGTGCCCACCGACCAGTGGCAGCATCGGCCGTTCGTCGCCCGCGGTGCCGAGTACCGGGTGCTCTACGAGGCGTGGGAGGCGAGCCGCGACGCGAGTCCTACCCATGTGCTGGTGCAGGGCGACTCGGGGATCGGGAAGAGCACGATCGTCGAGCGGCTCTCGACGGCGGCGGGGCTCGAGGGCGCGAGCGTGAGCCGGGTGCAATGCTACGAGCTCGATCGCGAGCTGCCGTACGCGGTGGTGACCGGGCTGGTGGTGGGGTTGTTGAGTCGCCCCGGTGCCGCGGCGACGCCGCCGGAGGCGCTGGCGGAGTTGTCGCGCACGGTGCCGGAGGTGCGGCAGCAGTTTCCGGCGATCCCGCCCTGGATCGACAGCCAGGGTGAGGCGGCGCGGGTGCGGCTGGCGGAGGCGTTCCAGCAGCTCGTCCTGTGCGTGGCGGAGGAGCATCCGGCCATTCTAGTGGTGGACGACATGCACCTCGCGGACAACGCGAGCCTCGCGGTGTTGCACTTGTTCATTCGGCGAACGCTCACCCAGCCGTACATGCTGGTGCTCACGGTTCGCCCGGGCGAGCTGGACCAGGCGCCGATGGCGTCGCGTCTCCTGGAGACCGCCACGGCGCTGGGCTTCCGGAGGATCGAGCTGGGGCCGCTCACGGAGGACGAGAGCGTCGAGTTCGTGAAGTCGCTGATTCCGATCGACGAGCCTCGGCCGGTGGGGGCGGTGCGGCGGGCGATAATCACAGCGGCTGCCGGGTTCCCACTGGTGCTCGAGCTACTCGTAACGGATTGGCAGAAGAACGGCGAGAAGTCGCTCGCGCTCGCGATGGGCGCGATGACGGCGGAATTGGGCGCAGACTCGCGGAACTTGTCGCCCTACGAGCTGATTTTTGAGCGCGTCAGCCGAGCGCTCGATGCGACCGCGCGCAACGTACTCAATCTGGCCGCCGTGCTCGGCCATCGCCTGAACGATCTCGACATGTACAAGCTGGCGGATCTCCACACGGGATCGATCATGACGGGCCTCACGCGCCTTAGAGATCTTCGCGTGCTTCGCGAGGGGACCCAAGGTCTGGAGTTCGTCAATGAACTGCTGCGCGGATGTGCCTATGCATCGATCCCATCCCCGGTGCGGCGAAGCCTGCATTCGAAGGTTGCAGATTGCCTGCTGCTGCTACCGCCGGCCACTCAACACGGACTCGAGCTTGCTTGGCATTGCATTCGGGGCGGACGCGCGCACGAGGCCTCGCCGCATCTGGTCAAAGGAGCGGCCCACGCAATCTTCTCCGGAGCACCGCACGAGTCGGAACGCGGTATTGCCACGGGGATGCAGTTCTTACAGAACGGTGATCGCGAGCTTGGGCGCGTCCTGCTGGCGGAGGCGTTGCAGGAGCAGGGTCTATGGCAGGAGTCTCTCGCGGCGCTTGATCAACTTGGTGACACGCAGCAGCCTAGCACGATTGATCGCATCTCCGTATTGCGGATCTACGCGTCACTCCACCTGAGTCACTATTCGGCGCGGGAGCTTCGAGAGAATCACGGGACCCTTCTGAACCTTGTCGCAACCAGTACGGACCCTGAAGTACAGGTCCGTGCCGCTTTTGCCGGCGCCAGCTTGTGCACCGCGCTGAACGACTCTACATCTGCGAGACGGATGTACGAGCTCGCGCACCCTCCCTTTGCACGCCTAGAAACGCTTGACCATCGCTTCCGTGCTGCCTGCGCGCAGGCGGCCCTCGCGTACGAGGCCGGCGACCTTGCGGCTAGTCGGGCACACCTCGACTCGATCTGGTCACTTATCGACTCGTCGGGGATGGCCAATGCCACTGTCGTGCGGCTCCACAGCATACTAGGGGCAAATGAAGCCGCGCGCGGACACTACGAAGCAGCGAGGCAGCACTATGTCGACGCGCTCAGAATGGCGCGGCGACTGGGGAATGAGACTCGGCAGCGAAACTGCCTAGCGAATCTCGCCTTATGCAATGGGCGGTTAGGCAGAATTCCCGAGCAGCTGCGATGCGCCGACGAAGCGTTGGAACACCTCAACTCGCGATTTCTTT
- the atpF gene encoding F0F1 ATP synthase subunit B: protein MLNTIAAAQEASGGPLTPEGGLMFWTVIIFLLLLLVLRKWAWPQVLGAVEARERRLEEQLAEADRNRAEAARLLEEHKRLLADSRAQAQGLLAEARSASERERALALEKTRQEQEELLERARREIRTERERAVADLRRAAVDLSLAAASKLVSQRLDDAADRRLVENYLSTLEPTR, encoded by the coding sequence ATGCTGAACACGATCGCGGCCGCGCAGGAAGCTTCGGGCGGGCCGCTCACGCCCGAGGGCGGCCTGATGTTCTGGACCGTCATCATCTTCCTGCTGCTGCTGCTCGTGCTCAGAAAGTGGGCGTGGCCGCAGGTGCTGGGCGCCGTGGAGGCACGGGAGCGGCGGCTCGAGGAGCAGTTGGCCGAGGCCGACCGCAACCGCGCCGAGGCGGCGCGTCTGCTCGAAGAGCACAAGCGGCTGCTCGCGGATTCGCGCGCGCAGGCGCAGGGGTTGCTGGCCGAGGCGCGGTCGGCCTCGGAGCGCGAGAGGGCGCTCGCGCTGGAGAAGACCCGCCAGGAGCAGGAAGAGCTGCTCGAGCGCGCGCGGCGGGAAATCCGCACCGAGCGCGAGCGGGCGGTGGCCGACCTTCGGCGTGCGGCGGTGGACCTCTCGCTCGCGGCCGCCTCCAAGCTCGTGAGCCAGCGGCTCGACGACGCGGCCGACCGCCGCCTGGTCGAGAACTATCTGTCGACGCTGGAGCCGACCCGGTGA